In Cumulibacter soli, the genomic window TGGATCGGCACGCGTGTTTCCCGGCTGCAGCAGCGTCGCCACCACCAGCGCATATCGGTCTCCGAGGTGTTCACCGGCAAATTCGGCCTCTGCGGTCACTTCGCGCAGCCGCTCACTCAGATAGTCGACGCCCGGTAACGTGCCGGTCCCGACGTCCTGCAGGTCGCGCACCGTGGCTTCACCGTCGGCCCAGCCGATGGCCGCACTCTTGAGCAGGTTCACGACTTCGATCGGGCGCGGCGGAGTGCTGTAGGTGTACGCCGGATGCGCATGCAGCGCTCGCGTGAGCCGGGCGATGGCCAGTACGTCGTCCAAGGTCTCACCCAACGACACCCCCGCGCGGGCTCGAGCCAGGCCCAAGCGCGTGCAGCGTTCGGCCACGTCCCCGTCGGTCACGATGGCCTCGGCTACGGCGTCCACCGCGGGAGTCCACCAGTCATCGGGGTAGCCCCAGCCGCGTTCCTGGCTGGCCGAGCGCCACATCGATCGCAACTGCGTCGAGGTGATACCCCGGGGGCCGGGACGACCGGCCAGAGGCTTACGCAGTCCGCCACCCATTCGTTCCCGCCACCTCCATCTGAGGACCTATGAACTCCGCGTGAACATATCGGACGTCGATTGCTCATGTAGGCAAAGTGTGTGAATCTGACCGTAAAGCGGTCGTTTCTTGAGCATCTGGGCCGTACTATCTACCGTGGCGCCAGAGTTCTGGTCCGGACGACCCCCAATGTTTCTTGGAGCACGACCCGAATGACGACCTCACAGCGCTCGGCGGCCGACGACAAGGCCGCCGACGCCGAGTACATCACGGCTGTCCGTGGTGGCGATAGGTCAGCCTTCGCTCCGCTCTACAAACGCCACCAGGCCGCGGCGTACCACCTGGCGCGCCAATTGGTCACCTCCCCCAGCGAGGCCGAGGATCTGGTTTCGGAGTCGTTCGCCAAGGTCTTCAACACGCTACTCAGCGGCGGCGGACCCGACTCAGCGTTCCGGGCGTATCTGCTCACCAGCGTGCGCAACACGTTCTATGACGCCGTCCGGCAAGGCAAGAAACTCTCCTACACCGATAACCTCGAGCCCCTCGTCGAAGGCGAGGAGTTCGAGGACCCCACGGTCAAAGGCCTCGATAACGCGCTCGCGGCGAAAGCTTTCGCGACGCTGCCGGAGCGCTGGCAGGCGGTGCTGTGGCACACCGAGATCGAAGGTGAGTCACCGGCGCAGGTCGCCCCGCTGCTCGGGTTGACCGCGAACGGCGTCGCCGCGCTCGCCTACCGCGCCCGCGAAGGGCTCAAGCAGGCCTTCCTGCAAGCGCACGTCGCGGATGTCGCGACGGACGACTGCAAGGTGACCAATAGCCGGCTCGGCGCTTGGAGCCGGGGCGGTCTGTCCACCCGCGAACAGCGTCAGGTCGATGCCCACCTTGAGGTGTGCGATCGTTGCGCGGCGGTCGCCGCCGAGATCAGTGATCTCGGCACCGGGCTGCGCGGTGTCGTCGCCGTGCTCGCGATCGGCACCCCCACCCTCACCGCCGCGTACCTCGCCGGCGGTTCTATGGCCAAGATCGGCGCCCTCGCCTGGGCGGGCGCAACCGCGCCCGCCGCCGGGCTGGCGAAGATCACCGGACTAGTTACCGGTGCGGGCGTGCTCGCACCGGGCATGACCACGGGAGTTGTCGGCGCCACCACTGGTGTCGGCGCTACCGCCGGCGCCGGAATCGGCGCTACCGCAGTATCCTCAACCGCCGCCACAACCGCAGCAGGAGTATTCGTGGAGAGCAGTTCCTCATCAGCGGCAGCCGCAGGCGCGGCCGCGCACAGCGCCCGTGGCCTATGGGGCGCCGTCGCCGGTACAG contains:
- a CDS encoding sigma-70 family RNA polymerase sigma factor, with protein sequence MTTSQRSAADDKAADAEYITAVRGGDRSAFAPLYKRHQAAAYHLARQLVTSPSEAEDLVSESFAKVFNTLLSGGGPDSAFRAYLLTSVRNTFYDAVRQGKKLSYTDNLEPLVEGEEFEDPTVKGLDNALAAKAFATLPERWQAVLWHTEIEGESPAQVAPLLGLTANGVAALAYRAREGLKQAFLQAHVADVATDDCKVTNSRLGAWSRGGLSTREQRQVDAHLEVCDRCAAVAAEISDLGTGLRGVVAVLAIGTPTLTAAYLAGGSMAKIGALAWAGATAPAAGLAKITGLVTGAGVLAPGMTTGVVGATTGVGATAGAGIGATAVSSTAATTAAGVFVESSSSSAAAAGAAAHSARGLWGAVAGTAAVAAIATIVIVSANFGDPEPSADDVGLAPSTSSDSADPTTGDNSSSAPSSTKSPSAPGTNRESGGLDLPSIPAVDDDFLGALPSIGALPKEEDAEESGSSDESPAPADEGTATENPGATEEPPPATGEPTTPPETEEPTEPEEPTTPSQPTDPTDEPEPPLPAAPTITPDDVTLTLDNTTDPETPTYASGPIVITHQGEVDYSAVSITIPTFTITPATPEPDALADEPTPLTAECFVEIQGAAPADPVPCGDEEVPFDLLQGGAPLTAGETVTFSVTIKLDQEGATIDDFTAEVNGTYSDDSGSFDGEIKFDVTPPDTSNPDEGGGEDPGNGDNEGNGQGGNDQPGGTGDSGTDDDDEQ